In Vigna radiata var. radiata cultivar VC1973A chromosome 3, Vradiata_ver6, whole genome shotgun sequence, the following proteins share a genomic window:
- the LOC106757805 gene encoding uncharacterized protein LOC106757805 isoform X2 — MRVWFGQIIVWKVTHQHNKSSSHQENHDQQSLSSSVCCQLKDKQFEATHVCKLIGHEGSIFRIAWSSCGSKLVSVSDDRSARVWAVSIEGEHALCHNSTPLVLFGHNARVWDCSISDNLFVTVSEDCTCRIWGVDGKQLQVIKEHIGRGIWRCLYDPNSSLLITAGFDSAIKVHKPHASLPMGLEAVQGSPCSTELFSICTPNVSEHIGFMDSKSEYVRCLRFSCQDSLYVATNQGYLYHAKLCDTGGAQWNQLVQVSNGAPIICMDLLSKDSVEHDCGAEDWIAIGDGKGNMTIIEVTKDDCTPIVRLCFTWPAETERQLLGTYWCKSLGCRYVFTADPRGTLKLWRLPDPSQSDLQSSTSSNKLSLIAEFISNYGMRIMCLDACMEEEVLACGDVRGNMVLFPLLKNLVLSISGAEERKIPPVNYFKGVHGISSVSSVSVTKLGYNQIEIRSTGADGCICYLEYDKEMHNLQFTGMKQVKELSLIEYVSVDNKSGDRLSSSYAAGFASVDFIVWNLVNENKVVNIPCGGWRRPHSYYLGDIPEMKNCFAFVKDELIHIHRQWIHNRDGKVYPQNLHTQFHGREIHSLCFISEDVVVGDNFKCTLFSKSSWIATGCEDGTVRLTWYSPGTENWSMSKLLGEHVGGSAVRSICCVSKVHTISSDMGDVPHGRIELNAAVEKKDNPTLLISVGAKRVLTSWLLKNTRLDIKNDFVINHQHKSEGDDDCFLSSLSSSMTFQWLSTDMPAKYSITRDTPKNNVQKIVGVAENVSHTNNDAGLISESGMANLIRDKHEDDWRYLAVTAFLVRCSGSRISVCFVVVACSDATLMLRALVLPFRLWFDVALLVPLLAPVLSLQHIIFPLCRPCEENIQAGNVYIVISGSTDGSVAFWDLTDSVEAFMQRVSVCNVEKLFDCQKRPRTGRGSQGGRQWRSLRRDLSKKRQESSLVTLKAKEKTEKGTPYVPSDSEGSRTGCSQSTHMTLLELESKTDNSSTEICEIQPLCLQKIHQSGVNCLHVSEIKSGQNTDCCEMYSIVSGGDDQALNHLMVELSPKSINLSDGILCPEITHIASVPEYGKDFNFKNMSKKFKIRFLNNEKLPSAHSASVKGVWTDGSWVFSTGLDQRVRCWRLQRNKLIEHSYLIVSVPEPEALSARACGRNQYQIAVAGRGMQIIDFSES; from the exons ATGAG AGTTTGGTTCGGGCAGATTATTGTTTGGAAAGTGACCCATCAACACAATAAATCTTCGAGTCATCAAGAAAACCATGATCAACAGAGCCTTTCATCTTCTGTTTGCTGCCAGCTAAAGGATAAACAGTTTGAGGCTACTCATGTATGTAAACTTATTGGACATGAAGGTTCAATCTTCCGAATAGCATGGTCATCTTGTGGATCTAAACTGGTATCTGTCTCTGATGATCGGAG TGCACGTGTTTGGGCTGTTTCTATTGAAGGGGAACATGCATTGTGCCACAATTCCACTCCCCTTGTCTTATTTGGACATAATGCTCGGGTTTGGGACTGCTCTATTTCTGATAAT TTGTTTGTCACTGTTAGTGAGGATTGTACATGTCGTATTTGGGGAGTGGACGGTAAACAACTGCAAGTCATTAAGGAGCACAT TGGAAGAGGTATATGGAGATGTTTGTATGACCCAAATTCATCACTGCTTATAACTGCTGGGTTTGACTCTGCTATTAAAGTACATAAACCTCATGCATCTCTGCCCATGGGCTTGGAAGCAGTACAAGGATCCCCTTGTAGTACAGAGTTGTTTTCGATTTGCACACCTAATGTGTCAGAGCATATTGGATTTATGGACAG CAAGAGTGAATATGTTCGATGTTTGCGCTTTTCCTGTCAGGATTCTCTTTATGTTGCCACCAATCAGGGTTATCTCTACCATGCTAAATTATGTGATACTGGAGGTGCTCAGTGGAATCAACTTGTCCAGGTCAGCAATGGGGCACCAATTATCTGTATGGATTTATTGTCCAAGGACTCTGTTGAACATGACTGTGGTGCTGAGGATTGGATTGCTATCGGAGATGGTAAAGGAAATATGACAATTATTGAGGTTACCAAGGATGATTGCACTCCTATAGTGAGATTGTGCTTTACTTGGCCAGCTGAAACGGAGAGACAGCTCTTGGGTACTTATTGGTGCAAATCTCTGGGATGTAG GTATGTCTTCACAGCTGATCCTAGAGGAACATTGAAACTCTGGAGATTGCCTGACCCTTCACAATCTGATCTTCAGAGCTCCACGAGCAGTAACAAATTATCACTTATAGCAGAGTTCATATCAAATTATGGAATGCGGATAATGTGTTTGGATGCATGCATGGAGGAAGAG GTTTTAGCATGCGGTGATGTGCGGGGTAATATGGTTTTGTTCCCTTTGCTAAAGAATCTGGTCCTGAGCATATCTGGTGCAGAAGAAAGGAAGATACCTCCagtaaattatttcaaaggagTTCATGGGATTTCAAGTGTCTCCAGTGTTTCTGTGACTAAGCTTGGTTATAATCAGATAGAGATACGCTCA ACTGGAGCAGATGGTTGCATATGTTATCTGGAATATGACAAAGAAATGCATAATTTGCAATTTACGGGAATGAAACAAGTTAAAGAATTGTCTTTGATTGAGTATGTTTCTGTGGATAACAAGTCTGGTGATAGATTGTCAAGCAGCTATGCAGCTGGTTTTGCATCTGTGGATTTCATAGTATGGAACTTAGTGAACGAAAATAAG GTGGTGAACATTCCATGTGGTGGATGGCGACGTCCTCATTCCTATTATTTGGGTGATATACCAGAGATGAAGAACTGCTTTGCCTTTGTCAAG GATGAATTGATACATATACATAGACAATGGATTCATAATAGAGATGGGAAGGTTTACCCTCAAAATTTACACACGCAATTCCATGGTAGAGAGATACATTCCTTGTGCTTTATCTCTGAAGATGTGGTAGTTGGAGATAATTTCAAGTGCACCTTATTTTCTAAATCAAGTTGGATTGCAACTGGGTGTGAGGATGGAACTGTGAGGTTGACTTG GTACTCTCCGGGCACTGAAAATTGGTCCATGTCAAAACTGCTTGGAGAACATGTTGGAGGGTCAGCAGTGAGATCAATTTGTTGTGTGTCGAAAGTACACACTATTTCATCAGATATGGGTGATGTACCTCATGGGAGGATTGAACTGAATGCTGCGGTTGAAAAAAAGGATAATCCAACATTACTCATATCAGTGGGTGCAAAGCGTGTCTTAACCTCTTGGTTATTAAAAAATACGAGGCTGGACATAAAAAATGACTTCGTAATCAATCATCAACACAAATCAGAAGGAGATGATGACTGTTTTTTGTCAAGTTTGTCCTCATCAATGACGTTCCAGTGGCTGTCTACTGATATGCCAGCCAAATATTCAATTACACGCGATACTCCCAAAAATAATGTGCAGAAGATAGTTGGTGTTGCAGAAAATGTTTCTCATACAAATAATGATGCTGGATTGATTTCTGAGAGTGGAATGGCAAACTTGATCAGAGATAAACATGAAGATGACTGGAGATATCTTGCAGTCACAGCTTTTCTTGTTAGATGTTCCGGTTCCAG GATATctgtttgttttgttgttgttgcatgTTCAGATGCTACACTTATGTTACGGGCTTTAGTTTTACCCTTTCGCTTGTG GTTTGATGTCGCTTTACTAGTTCCTTTATTGGCACCAGTTTTGTCATTGCAGCATATCATATTTCCCCTGTGTAGGCCTTGTGAAG AAAACATCCAAGCTGGAAATGTTTATATTGTGATTAGTGGGTCTACTGATGGCAGTGTTGCTTTTTGGGACCTAACTGACAGTGTTGAAGCTTTTATGCAACGGGTTTCAGTTTGTAATGTCGAAAAGCTTTTTGATTGTCAAAAGCGACCACGCACGGGGAGAGGAAGTCAGGGTGGTAGGCAGTGGAGGTCATTACGCAGAGACTTGTCAAAGAAACGACAAGAAAGCAGTCTGGTCACTTTGAAAGCCAAAGAGAAGACCGAAAAGGGGACCCCTTACGTGCCAAGTGATTCTGAAGGCAGCAGGACGGGTTGTTCTCAATCCACACATATGACTCTCCTTGAGTTAGAAAGCAAGACTGATAATTCCTCGACGGAAATATGTGAAATACAGCCTCTATGCCTGCAAAAGATTCACCAATCTGGTGTCAACTGTCTCCATGTTTCAGAGATAAAGAGTGGGCAAAATACTGACTGTTGTGAAATGTACAGCATAGTTAGTGGGGGTGATGATCAAGCACTTAATCATctaatggttgaattatcacctaaatcaataaatttaagtGACGGGATTTTGTGCCCTGAGATCACTCATATTGCCTCTGTGCCTGAATATGGAAAGgacttcaactttaaaaatatgagCAAGAAATTTAAGATTAGATTCTTAAATAACGAAAAATTACCCTCTGCCCACAGCGCTTCCGTCAAAG GTGTCTGGACAGACGGATCCTGGGTGTTTTCCACTGGACTTGATCAGCGGGTCAGATGCTGGCGTCTTCAGCGGAATAAACTAATAGAGCATTCATATCTTATAGTTAGTGTTCCAGAGCCAGAAGCGTTATCTGCTAGGGCTTGTGGCAG gaACCAATATCAAATTGCTGTCGCGGGAAGAGGAAtgcaaataattgatttttctgAATCTTGA
- the LOC106757608 gene encoding S-adenosylmethionine synthase 1 isoform X1 — MATETFLFTSESVXEGHPDKLCDQISDAVLDACLAQXPDSKVACETCSKTNMVMVFGEITTKAEVDYEKIVRDTCRSIGFISDDVGLDADKCKVLVNIEQQSPDIAQGVHGHFTKRPEEVGAGDQGHMFGYATDETPEYMPLSHVLATKLGARLTEVRKNGTCAWLRPDGKTQVTVEYYNDNGAMVPVRVHTVLISTQHDETVSNDQIAADLKEHVIKPVIPEKYLDEKTIFHLNPSGRFVIGGPHGDAGLTGRKIIIDTYGGWGAHGGGAFSGKDPTKVDRSGAYIVRQAAKSVVANGLARRCIVQVSYAIGVPEPLSVFVDTYGTGKIPDKEILEIVKENFDFRPGMITINLDLKRGGHRFLKTAAYGHFGRDDPDFTWEVVKPLKSDKPQA, encoded by the coding sequence ATGGCAACCGAAACCTTTCTCTTCACATCTGAGTCTGTGAANGAGGGTCACCCCGACAAGCTGTGCGACCAGATCTCTGATGCAGTGCTCGACGCGTGCCTTGCACAGGANCCTGACAGCAAGGTTGCCTGTGAAACATGCTCCAAGACCAACATGGTCATGGTCTTTGGGGAGATCACAACCAAGGCCGAAGTAGACTACGAGAAGATTGTCCGTGACACATGCCGCAGCATTGGATTCATCTCTGATGATGTNGGTCTTGATGCTGACAAATGCAAGGTGTTGGTCAACATCGAGCAGCAGAGCCCTGATATCGCCCAGGGTGTGCACGGCCACTTCACCAAGCGGCCGGAGGAAGTTGGTGCTGGTGACCAGGGTCACATGTTTGGCTATGCCACNGACGAAACCCCTGAATACATGCCGCTCAGCCATGTCCTTGCNACCAAACTCGGTGCTCGCCTAACCGAGGTTAGGAAGAATGGTACCTGCGCTTGGTTGAGGCCAGATGGTAAAACACAAGTAACTGTTGAGTACTACAATGACAACGGTGCCATGGTTCCAGTACGTGTTCACACCGTTCTAATTTCCACCCAACATGATGAGACTGTGAGCAATGACCAAATTGCTGCTGACCTTAAAGAGCATGTTATCAAGCCTGTCATTCCGGAGAAGTACCTTGATGAGAAGACCATCTTCCACCTTAACCCTTCGGGCCGATTTGTGATTGGTGGTCCCCATGGTGATGCTGGTCTCACTGGAAGAAAGATCATCATTGATACCTACGGCGGCTGGGGTGCTCATGGTGGTGGTGCTTTTTCAGGCAAGGACCCCACGAAGGTTGACAGAAGTGGTGCTTATATTGTGAGGCAGGCTGCGAAGAGTGTAGTGGCAAATGGGCTTGCGAGAAGGTGCATTGTCCAAGTGTCTTATGCCATCGGTGTCCCTGAGCCATTGTCAGTGTTTGTTGACACCTATGGAACCGGAAAGATTCCGGACAAGGAGATTCTGGAGATTGTGAAGGAGAATTTCGACTTCAGACCTGGAATGATCACCATTAATTTGGACCTCAAGAGGGGTGGCCACAGGTTCTTGAAAACAGCTGCTTATGGACACTTCGGAAGGGATGACCCTGACTTCACATGGGAAGTTGTCAAGCCACTCAAGTCAGACAAGCCTCAGGCCTAG
- the LOC106757805 gene encoding uncharacterized protein LOC106757805 isoform X1, with protein MDSANGAMAVRDQSLTEWRMHRGPYLGDISALCFLHLPNLSLPFLLAGLGSEIAVYDLELSKRIRSFSVFEGVRVHGIASSFPRGTMIAVFGETRVKLFSFEFDAVSGSAELTLAHLLPKFGHWVLDVCFLEGCLPHSNVEGHFLAVGCSDNSVHVWDFSNSIAVLKVQSPVRCLLYSMRLWGHNLEVLRIASGTIFNEIIVWKVTHQHNKSSSHQENHDQQSLSSSVCCQLKDKQFEATHVCKLIGHEGSIFRIAWSSCGSKLVSVSDDRSARVWAVSIEGEHALCHNSTPLVLFGHNARVWDCSISDNLFVTVSEDCTCRIWGVDGKQLQVIKEHIGRGIWRCLYDPNSSLLITAGFDSAIKVHKPHASLPMGLEAVQGSPCSTELFSICTPNVSEHIGFMDSKSEYVRCLRFSCQDSLYVATNQGYLYHAKLCDTGGAQWNQLVQVSNGAPIICMDLLSKDSVEHDCGAEDWIAIGDGKGNMTIIEVTKDDCTPIVRLCFTWPAETERQLLGTYWCKSLGCRYVFTADPRGTLKLWRLPDPSQSDLQSSTSSNKLSLIAEFISNYGMRIMCLDACMEEEVLACGDVRGNMVLFPLLKNLVLSISGAEERKIPPVNYFKGVHGISSVSSVSVTKLGYNQIEIRSTGADGCICYLEYDKEMHNLQFTGMKQVKELSLIEYVSVDNKSGDRLSSSYAAGFASVDFIVWNLVNENKVVNIPCGGWRRPHSYYLGDIPEMKNCFAFVKDELIHIHRQWIHNRDGKVYPQNLHTQFHGREIHSLCFISEDVVVGDNFKCTLFSKSSWIATGCEDGTVRLTWYSPGTENWSMSKLLGEHVGGSAVRSICCVSKVHTISSDMGDVPHGRIELNAAVEKKDNPTLLISVGAKRVLTSWLLKNTRLDIKNDFVINHQHKSEGDDDCFLSSLSSSMTFQWLSTDMPAKYSITRDTPKNNVQKIVGVAENVSHTNNDAGLISESGMANLIRDKHEDDWRYLAVTAFLVRCSGSRISVCFVVVACSDATLMLRALVLPFRLWFDVALLVPLLAPVLSLQHIIFPLCRPCEENIQAGNVYIVISGSTDGSVAFWDLTDSVEAFMQRVSVCNVEKLFDCQKRPRTGRGSQGGRQWRSLRRDLSKKRQESSLVTLKAKEKTEKGTPYVPSDSEGSRTGCSQSTHMTLLELESKTDNSSTEICEIQPLCLQKIHQSGVNCLHVSEIKSGQNTDCCEMYSIVSGGDDQALNHLMVELSPKSINLSDGILCPEITHIASVPEYGKDFNFKNMSKKFKIRFLNNEKLPSAHSASVKGVWTDGSWVFSTGLDQRVRCWRLQRNKLIEHSYLIVSVPEPEALSARACGRNQYQIAVAGRGMQIIDFSES; from the exons ATGGATTCGGCGAACGGAGCAATGGCTGTGAGAGACCAAAGCTTAACGGAATGGCGCATGCACCGTGGTCCCTACCTGGGAGACATTTCAGCTCTGTGTTTTCTCCACCTTCCAAATCTCTCTCTCCCTTTTCTGCTCGCGG GTTTGGGTTCTGAAATTGCGGTCTATGATTTGGAGCTGAGTAAGAGAATAAGGTCCTTCTCCGTATTCGAAGGAGTTCGCGTCCACGGAATCGCTTCTAGTTTCCCTCGCGGGACCATGATTGCTGTGTTTGGGGAAACCAGAGTGAAGCTGTTTAGCTTCGAATTTGATGCCGTTTCTGGGAGCGCAGAGCTGACGCTAGCTCATTTGTTGCCGAAGTTTGGCCACTGGGTTTTGGATGTTTGCTTCCTCGAG GGATGCTTACCTCATTCCAATGTGGAGGGTCATTTTCTTGCTGTCGGATGTAGTGATAATTCAGTTCATGTTTGGGATTTTTCTAACTCCATTGCGGTCCTTAAGGTTCAATCTCCAG TACGGTGCCTTCTGTACTCAATGCGATTATGGGGTCACAATCTTGAAGTCCTCCGAATAGCTTCTGGTACTATATTTAATGAG ATTATTGTTTGGAAAGTGACCCATCAACACAATAAATCTTCGAGTCATCAAGAAAACCATGATCAACAGAGCCTTTCATCTTCTGTTTGCTGCCAGCTAAAGGATAAACAGTTTGAGGCTACTCATGTATGTAAACTTATTGGACATGAAGGTTCAATCTTCCGAATAGCATGGTCATCTTGTGGATCTAAACTGGTATCTGTCTCTGATGATCGGAG TGCACGTGTTTGGGCTGTTTCTATTGAAGGGGAACATGCATTGTGCCACAATTCCACTCCCCTTGTCTTATTTGGACATAATGCTCGGGTTTGGGACTGCTCTATTTCTGATAAT TTGTTTGTCACTGTTAGTGAGGATTGTACATGTCGTATTTGGGGAGTGGACGGTAAACAACTGCAAGTCATTAAGGAGCACAT TGGAAGAGGTATATGGAGATGTTTGTATGACCCAAATTCATCACTGCTTATAACTGCTGGGTTTGACTCTGCTATTAAAGTACATAAACCTCATGCATCTCTGCCCATGGGCTTGGAAGCAGTACAAGGATCCCCTTGTAGTACAGAGTTGTTTTCGATTTGCACACCTAATGTGTCAGAGCATATTGGATTTATGGACAG CAAGAGTGAATATGTTCGATGTTTGCGCTTTTCCTGTCAGGATTCTCTTTATGTTGCCACCAATCAGGGTTATCTCTACCATGCTAAATTATGTGATACTGGAGGTGCTCAGTGGAATCAACTTGTCCAGGTCAGCAATGGGGCACCAATTATCTGTATGGATTTATTGTCCAAGGACTCTGTTGAACATGACTGTGGTGCTGAGGATTGGATTGCTATCGGAGATGGTAAAGGAAATATGACAATTATTGAGGTTACCAAGGATGATTGCACTCCTATAGTGAGATTGTGCTTTACTTGGCCAGCTGAAACGGAGAGACAGCTCTTGGGTACTTATTGGTGCAAATCTCTGGGATGTAG GTATGTCTTCACAGCTGATCCTAGAGGAACATTGAAACTCTGGAGATTGCCTGACCCTTCACAATCTGATCTTCAGAGCTCCACGAGCAGTAACAAATTATCACTTATAGCAGAGTTCATATCAAATTATGGAATGCGGATAATGTGTTTGGATGCATGCATGGAGGAAGAG GTTTTAGCATGCGGTGATGTGCGGGGTAATATGGTTTTGTTCCCTTTGCTAAAGAATCTGGTCCTGAGCATATCTGGTGCAGAAGAAAGGAAGATACCTCCagtaaattatttcaaaggagTTCATGGGATTTCAAGTGTCTCCAGTGTTTCTGTGACTAAGCTTGGTTATAATCAGATAGAGATACGCTCA ACTGGAGCAGATGGTTGCATATGTTATCTGGAATATGACAAAGAAATGCATAATTTGCAATTTACGGGAATGAAACAAGTTAAAGAATTGTCTTTGATTGAGTATGTTTCTGTGGATAACAAGTCTGGTGATAGATTGTCAAGCAGCTATGCAGCTGGTTTTGCATCTGTGGATTTCATAGTATGGAACTTAGTGAACGAAAATAAG GTGGTGAACATTCCATGTGGTGGATGGCGACGTCCTCATTCCTATTATTTGGGTGATATACCAGAGATGAAGAACTGCTTTGCCTTTGTCAAG GATGAATTGATACATATACATAGACAATGGATTCATAATAGAGATGGGAAGGTTTACCCTCAAAATTTACACACGCAATTCCATGGTAGAGAGATACATTCCTTGTGCTTTATCTCTGAAGATGTGGTAGTTGGAGATAATTTCAAGTGCACCTTATTTTCTAAATCAAGTTGGATTGCAACTGGGTGTGAGGATGGAACTGTGAGGTTGACTTG GTACTCTCCGGGCACTGAAAATTGGTCCATGTCAAAACTGCTTGGAGAACATGTTGGAGGGTCAGCAGTGAGATCAATTTGTTGTGTGTCGAAAGTACACACTATTTCATCAGATATGGGTGATGTACCTCATGGGAGGATTGAACTGAATGCTGCGGTTGAAAAAAAGGATAATCCAACATTACTCATATCAGTGGGTGCAAAGCGTGTCTTAACCTCTTGGTTATTAAAAAATACGAGGCTGGACATAAAAAATGACTTCGTAATCAATCATCAACACAAATCAGAAGGAGATGATGACTGTTTTTTGTCAAGTTTGTCCTCATCAATGACGTTCCAGTGGCTGTCTACTGATATGCCAGCCAAATATTCAATTACACGCGATACTCCCAAAAATAATGTGCAGAAGATAGTTGGTGTTGCAGAAAATGTTTCTCATACAAATAATGATGCTGGATTGATTTCTGAGAGTGGAATGGCAAACTTGATCAGAGATAAACATGAAGATGACTGGAGATATCTTGCAGTCACAGCTTTTCTTGTTAGATGTTCCGGTTCCAG GATATctgtttgttttgttgttgttgcatgTTCAGATGCTACACTTATGTTACGGGCTTTAGTTTTACCCTTTCGCTTGTG GTTTGATGTCGCTTTACTAGTTCCTTTATTGGCACCAGTTTTGTCATTGCAGCATATCATATTTCCCCTGTGTAGGCCTTGTGAAG AAAACATCCAAGCTGGAAATGTTTATATTGTGATTAGTGGGTCTACTGATGGCAGTGTTGCTTTTTGGGACCTAACTGACAGTGTTGAAGCTTTTATGCAACGGGTTTCAGTTTGTAATGTCGAAAAGCTTTTTGATTGTCAAAAGCGACCACGCACGGGGAGAGGAAGTCAGGGTGGTAGGCAGTGGAGGTCATTACGCAGAGACTTGTCAAAGAAACGACAAGAAAGCAGTCTGGTCACTTTGAAAGCCAAAGAGAAGACCGAAAAGGGGACCCCTTACGTGCCAAGTGATTCTGAAGGCAGCAGGACGGGTTGTTCTCAATCCACACATATGACTCTCCTTGAGTTAGAAAGCAAGACTGATAATTCCTCGACGGAAATATGTGAAATACAGCCTCTATGCCTGCAAAAGATTCACCAATCTGGTGTCAACTGTCTCCATGTTTCAGAGATAAAGAGTGGGCAAAATACTGACTGTTGTGAAATGTACAGCATAGTTAGTGGGGGTGATGATCAAGCACTTAATCATctaatggttgaattatcacctaaatcaataaatttaagtGACGGGATTTTGTGCCCTGAGATCACTCATATTGCCTCTGTGCCTGAATATGGAAAGgacttcaactttaaaaatatgagCAAGAAATTTAAGATTAGATTCTTAAATAACGAAAAATTACCCTCTGCCCACAGCGCTTCCGTCAAAG GTGTCTGGACAGACGGATCCTGGGTGTTTTCCACTGGACTTGATCAGCGGGTCAGATGCTGGCGTCTTCAGCGGAATAAACTAATAGAGCATTCATATCTTATAGTTAGTGTTCCAGAGCCAGAAGCGTTATCTGCTAGGGCTTGTGGCAG gaACCAATATCAAATTGCTGTCGCGGGAAGAGGAAtgcaaataattgatttttctgAATCTTGA